The Cucumis melo cultivar AY chromosome 9, USDA_Cmelo_AY_1.0, whole genome shotgun sequence genome includes the window TGATAAAATAACTTATCAATagtacttttgaaaaaaaaaattcaaattaaatttgtaatttaattatctAAATGTGAGTCTAAGTTTCAAATATTTGTATACAAGATaggctaaaaattcaaatatacatttttttcttttgtgatcAAACTCAATTTAACCTTTTCAagaatttattttagttttatttttggatttataattttattctattttaataAAGAAGTTCCAAAATTAGATCTTTGAAAGAAAAACCAATCATTTTAGTCATTATCTTCATTTTGCTTTGTGGCTTTTTGAGTATGTGTGTTTAATATGCTAAACACATGTATgctttttaaatttgaattacATAAGGTTGGGTGAAGTACTTCAAACCAATGTTAagtgaaagaaaagaaaaggtcaaGATGGTTTTTccttaaaattattatttataatataagTCATTAGAGCCCCTTATATGCTTGAATATGATCAAGCTAAAAAATCGAGTTGGCTAACTGATTGATCAAATAAAAAGAGAGGTTGGATGGtgttgattttagaaaaattcaaatttaaaatttttaaaaatagtttaaagaataaaatcaaTTGACCAACCAAAACTGACCGACTTTACTCCTTGACAATCGAAATCAGTTTGGACATTTGCTAGATTAACTAAATCTGTTCAATCGTAGTTTGGTTGAAAACTCAAATCAGACCAACCACGCACACCCCAAACTCGAGCTAACTTTTCTTTGCTTGATCGAGGTTTCTGAGCTGACCAATTTGAGAGTTCCTTGCATCAGTGTGGTTCCAAGCCTACCACAGTTCGATGTCTAAATTAGTACAAATAATGTAGATTTCAACAAAATACACAAAAGTAAGGTTAGAATTCTTCTTTGGAggttacttatttttcccttaGACGAATCATAGAATCAGAGCTATTCTAAATACTTCTCTTTTAACAATCACTCATGCCACATATAACTTTGGTGATTTCAAGATTGTTTGTGGTCCTAAATGTTGCATGACATCAAATTAGAcccaattcaattatttttccttttgatAAATATTAAGTGGCTTGGCTGGTTGATCCCAAAATctaaaactttaactttttccTTTCAAGATGACACTTCTCCCCTATATCGCCATTCTCCTTAGTTTCTCTTGGACTTAGGTCTGCTCATAGATTTTTTGACGTTgtcttttgtgttttttttttctttcaaaatggGTCGATTATTTAGATTATTTGAAAGAATCTCTCGTAAATAAAGTTGTTAATTAAAGTTGTGGAATGATGTAATAAAGAGATAAAGATGGTTGCCAAAAAATACAAGTGTGACGGTTTGTTGCATTGCATATTGGGACACCATATACTCTCCCCTTTTTAATCCTTTTGCGACATATCAAATTCAATTACCCAATCAATGATCCAACTTGATTGACAACACACTTCCCCTCCAAGGTTTcccatattcatttttttttcattttaattttttaatgttcATTGTGAATAAATCCATttaaaaatcactttttttttctttaaaaaaagtcttcgttattttctttttcattaattcaaattcttccttatatattattttgtctcatatataatttaatatatttgttaTGATAAAACAAGAAAAGCATCAACAATGATAAATTAAATGAACCTTCAATTAACCAACAAAAGATACGCTTATTGGATCAGATAAAGAAGTTAACAAAATAAACACGCAAGATTGTTAATCCAATTCGATGACACAACATCAACTTCTGGGGTGTCTTTGATTTAGATCATAACAACAATCTTATGATCTCTAGTACGAAGTTTACATGGTCGTTTTAATACTTCATATTGTAAGTGATACATTAACCTAGATCACTTGGAATAAATCAAATAAGATATACTcctcattttttaaataattcttCTAGCTTTGAAATAGAGAAGACTTGATGAAGTTCTCCCCCTTAATTAAACATCTCCTTAATGATTCACGAACACATTGCAAACAGTACGAGCTTTGCACACATCTATTTCTTCAGTTAAGATTTACAGAACACTCAACTATTTGCTAAGCAAACTTACTCAGATCTTCAATTTATTCAGAAGTTTGCCACAACAATTAAACTTGAGATGCTGGAGTGTTGTCTTGCCTTGATTCAATCCGGTAGGAGTTTACACCATACAATATTTTGATGAACAATATATTTGTCAAATAAAATCTTTCCTTAACAAGATTATTTTtgccaaataaaataattaaaatcttcATAAGGAGAACTTTCTTAATTtgacaaaataatattttctgaACAAATAAACATCCTTTACGAGGAAGGTCCCACCAAATAACCAAAATGTTATAAAatgattttcaaatataacaaaatgaattaaaatttataaaaatatagtaCAATTTTAGATCTATCACTGATAGTGTCTATTAGTGATATTGATTAACactactatattttgtaaatattttcgattgttttattattttcaatattttcccTTGTTATAACCATGTTTCTTCTAATCACTTCGACAAATAATTATTTAGGTGTTGTTTTGTAATTATgaacttttaaaatttgtaccgttttctttctttttcctaattTCTTATTCATGATTTTCATATTTCATGTCTAAGCATGTAAATTCTtagttaattttcaaaaaagaaaaaaaataaagactttttataaatattgttTGGTAGTATTTTTTTGTATGGATGTGtgaaaattaaatctatttcttttcattttaatttcGTACTATGATTTGCAtcgtttttaaatataatagtTGAATTTTTAGCCAGATTTCAAAAACCCAaacaaattttttaagattactttatttaattttcaaaagttgaatttatttttgttaaacATGGTAAAATATTGATAACAAAACAAGAAACTTAGAGATATATATGAAATATCTATAtgcttaaattttaaaaacaaaggaccaaaaatcaaatagttaCCGAATCAAatatttagttttcaaattttgactttgatTCGGAAAGCACTactaaaatatagaaaataacATATTAATCAAAGAATCAAGACGTTGCCTACATTTTGTCCTCACGTGTACTAGCACTCACACCCGTCTCATAGTCTTGTTATTCTACAAGTAAAACTTAGCTATAATCTttaaataaagataaaagacGACCGTGGAgaccaaaaataaaaatgaaagagaagaaTAGGCACCCCAAacaccaaaaaagaaaagggagagATAGAGAAGGAATGAAATTATAAAAGATGTCAATGGTATAATAATTGGTATACAAATTTGTTTGTGCCACATCCAAAGAATAATTTATGAGAGAGCCAATAAGAGTTTTTTTGTGTAGTGGTTTTTCTTATTCacttcaaagaaaaaaaagtgataTGAAAAGGATGctaatagaaaaataattaagtcGCCATAGATAACCAAAGTTGTCTTTATATTAATGAtttgttaattttaaacaaaGGGACCCAATTGGTTTGTTTTCATATATTTGGGTTTATTCAAATAAGCCATTGgattctttccttcttttccttttttacttTTCCATTACCCCTTTTGCTTTTGCTTTTCATACCAAAATAACTAAATACAAAAACTTtactaaaatgaaaaaaaaaaaatactatttctattttcaacgacTAGCACTATATAAATGGTACAAAATTGAGTTTAACTGATTCtgatttgaaaatttaattataaaattattatatatgtcTTTGAATTAAGGatgaaattttgttacattaatactaatttaattttctaataAACTCAAAGTAAACTAATGATATGAGAGAATTaggtaaatattttaccaaaaaagaaaaagtaataaaCTACTAAGTTAGGATATAAGTGTCAACAAGAGTGTAAATCATAAGTCGGTTGTCTAATAGATATAGAAATGATATACTTATTACTTTATATCCTAACTCATGAGTTGTTTCACATCGTAAAAGTTTAAAAACCTCATGTGCTTCAAGGACTATAATAGAAGTGTATGTCTTTGGTCACAAATCGTCCTAATTAAAAACCTTTTAAACTTAGGTGGGATAACTATAGTTAAATATATTATCTTGTTTGGTTAGAGAATGGCCTTGCAATTGTTATTGGGTGAAGAAGGAGAATTATTTCCAACGATATATTAATAGATTTTCGTGCTAACTTAATTCCTTATTTTATTGTAGATATGATTGAGGGTTTGATTTAAGTAAGTTGTATAATTAAGGCTGCTCTCATGTTCTTTTGaccattttaaaaaagaaaatatttggaACTTGAGTAAAGAAAGATTCACTTGTTCTTTTGACTGAATCTGCTTAGGTTGGAGACATTAGCACTTTTTTACAACTTCCATTTACTACATTATTACATGAAAAATAAACATTCATTTAGGGTTCACtttaatgtaattttttttcgtttttaaaaacTAGTTTATTTATAAACACTTCCTTAAAAATTAATgatcatattttttattttataattttttgtttttgtgaaaaatatacatataaacACTTGAGtgttttttggttttgtttttagattctttaccaatattttttaaaaaatttaaagcaTAGGCCCTTTGACAACCCTAACGTTTTTTTGctttaatttgaaaattattttgcGACATATCTGTATTGTATTTTTAATAACtcgagaaagaaaaaaaaaagtgaaaaaatggCCATGGTTTATGTAAATGATTAATTAAAAGTGCTATCCCAAACTCAAACGCAACCCATATACATCAATGGCTTTAGATTCCCAACTCAAAGAAATTGATTGCTATGATTTTGACTCAAATGGCATATATAATTGGTTCAAATAATTGTGGATAACTTGCTTTTCTTTCCATCTCAATTCTCATACCAAAACAGCACTTATGACCAACCAAATCCATGCTTCTCTTTTAAAAGTAATTACTCCCTCTTTTGTGCCTATTTGCAAATATCTATCATTCAAGTTGGTGAAATTTAAGACGAACTTCCTCatttcaaattttgtatatcaccaattttaaaacaattagaCATTGAATTTATGAAAACAATTAAATTACAATAcacaataatttattttacaTGGAAAAGCTCCAAACCTAGAAGAAAAActacaataaaaaaatataatcgTTACAATCATAAAACCCAATTCCCTCACCTAATCTCGATTACAAGTGTAGTCTCTTAAAAGTTGTTGTATAACTCACTCTTTTATTCCAATTCTCAAACTAGAGAATATAAAGAGGAATTTCATATTAAAGATAGTTCATCAAAGTTTAATTTACTTTTGATCGGGACAATTTAAAACCCAAAAGCACATAGACTTTCTTCTATGTATACAAAGTGAGAAATATATATTATCATCGCTTTCATGATCAGTTCGATCGGTAGCAGAAGTTGGAGAGAATGTTAGATAATGCGTTGGCAGTAGAGATTGGAGCACATTACTATCATGAACTTTTctaatatataaatagaaaaacTTTGTTACTCGTCTGTAGACATGCACTTTAAGAGTGTTGTTGAGACAGAAGAGGGGCCGAGGGTGATTCAAAAGCCGACTGTGAGTGAGAAGTAGAAGAAAGTAAGGTCAAATCCAGTTGCTTGATCTGACCCCAAATCACACAATAGAACCCACAACCAATCACAATGGAACCAATCACACTGACAAATCCGAAACAGGAAAAGAGTATTTTAGTCTTTGAAAGATTAATAATTTGTTAGACACTTTCTAAAATAAGGTTTGGAGGATTTAAGTACCTTCCAAGATAAAGTGGTTCATGAAGAAATGTGACAACCAAGGGGATGGCAACCACCATGCCAAGGGGTTTGAACATTACAACGTAAAGAGGACCCCTCCTTTGCAAGCACCATATGTGGACTCCAATACGAACCACACCTCCTATACCCTGCCATACTTAATTCATTAGTCCTTACCTGTTCACATCGAAAAATTGATTTAAACCTCGTATCAATCTTTTATAAAACTGCATCCTCTTGAACTTTTCAATTTTTCCTTTCAAAACTatcttaaatattttcaatcatTACACGCCCCATTATCCCACAACTTTTGTCAGTGTTTCAAAACTATCATTTTGACTTCTAATATAAATTTTTAGAATTTCAAACAAAGACTACTACTGCTTAAAATTGTTGTTCAGAtaactaattaaaattatttgGTGTAAATCAAAATTCCACTCTATATATATCACCACTCATATCTCATTTTTAGTCTAAATTctaattataaatttttgttttaaagatATTCTTTTAGAGGTTTATAAAAGTTCCAggctattttttttatatatataattaatctaaCTAGTTGATTTATTTAATCTAACTAAACTACTCACCATCTTTTTAAAGTAacaatttttaaagaaaatgcacaaaattaaaaattagccaaattaaggtaaaaattaatctaaaaattattattttttttaaaataaggcTGGTACAAAATTAAGTGGctacaattaaataaataaaaaagaatattgaatagttttatgacattttacttcattaaacataaaattgaaaatttaaaaacatagaTGTGTTTGTGTCACTTTTCTTACCGATGTTGCGATAGTGACCATTTCGATGTCGGGTTGGAGTTTCCAAGCAGTTGTGTTTTTCTCGACGACCATGGCAAAAGCTGCTGTTTGGACTGCCATGGATAATGTGAAGAAGAAttgatttgttatttttttggTTGGGTACTTCTTAACAAACCACGTCTGCACATTAACAATATTACCATTAATTACAACTCTAGAACAATTAATCTAAGCTCtcattcataactatttaagtTTCCTTTAATAATGTTTTACGTGTTTAATTTTTAAGCATCGAAGTTAACGTTTGTTTTCCTCTTGATTAACTTTTCTATAGCATAGAGAGATATTCAAAATTTGTAATACAATTTCTAAAATAcaaacatttatttatttttaaacttagACTTAAGAAAATTAGTTAAAAGTTGAATAGCAAAACAAAGCTAAAAGTTGAATTACAAAATTTATACAAacttaaatttcaaaagaaaaaagaaataacaatTGTTACTAATTGGAGGAACATTTTTTAATCATATTATCTTCTCCCATTTTCTTACAAGGTTTCCTTGTTACTAAAAGAAATTGAATTCATgagaaaatttcaaaaaaaaaaaaaaaaaaaaaaaaaaaaaaaaaaaaaaactaaaacaagTTTTTAACCATGCATAGTTtgaaatttagaaagaaaatatcaaaagcCAATAAAACCCAGAGGTTAGAAAAAAAATTCGATTGTTGGTTTTCTGTGTGTTTGTGTAAAGGCCGAATTGTGTTTCATTGTGATCTTGATTGATTGGGTATCTTCGTTCACAATTATCTGTTGTGCGAAAACACTTCTATCTTAGGGGAGCTCAAGACTTTGCTACTTGAGAGGGAGTTCTTCATCTTAGGGCTATACCTAATTAAGATACATTAGTGAAAAGAGTTCACTAAGAAGAAGGATTCACTAAGAAGAAAGAATCACACGTAAATTGTCAGAAGTTGAAACGTTCAACACTAATATTAGTAAACCTAAGGAGAGTCGGGAGCCTCCCATCTAGAGAGACTCTAAGGTGATATGTGAGTTAGGGTGCCCCACCTATGTAATTGTCCAACTTTTTAATTCTACACATTTAAAGAAGTTTAATTTGCACACATGTAACAATCGATGtatttacaattaaaaaaaagtaatcttaATAAAGAGTGTAAACTAAAGCACTTAAAAAAGATTATCGTACATATTTAGAAGCAGagaaacaaatcaacaaaacaATATATTGAAAACATTATGAAAGCAatcctaaaattttaataagatcAAAAACttgatatatttaaaagaaCTAATCCACGTTTGGGAGTATTGATTTTGAAATCGAAAAAAATAACCCATTTTGTTCATGTTTAAAACCACTATAAAATATGCCTAAATATTTTTACCCATGTCTTATAGTAGCCTTAACTGTTTCAAAATCACTCACAAAAAACGTTCTTAACTATTACCTGAACAATGTGCCAATTTGCTGAGAGTAAACTCGTGATTAGAAAGAGAAAACCTCCAAGGATCCAATTTGAATTGTGTGAGTGTAGTAAATGAAGATGACGatcatcttcttcttgtttAATCTCAAAGGAATTAGAAGAAGAGATATTATTGAGTAACAATGGGCCTTTGTATAAGGTTATTAAGGAAGCTCCTGAAACAGCCAAAATGGTTCCAACACATATGGCTTTCCCACTGCTCCTCCTCAAATCAACCTTCTCCATTCTAATAATTAATATACAATAAAACCCAAATCATAGttatcaaaattaattataattttattttataatgaAACAGTACTGTTTAGATCATGATCAAATGGGGATTGATTATTAGATGATTTGTTACCTGAAAAGAAGAGCAAGAAGAAAGGTGAAAATGGGAATGAGATTTGAGAGTGCTGATAAAAGAGCAGGTGAGCTATACTTTATTCCTGTATATGCCAATATCTGCCCCACACTCCTATTCACAACAACATTAAATATCTTTTAGTTAGagcttcaaatttttttttttttaaaaaattaaggtGACCTCAAACTTATATAACGTTTACCAGTTAAAGTTGGACCTACGTAATAGTAAAAATTATAACGATTGTCTAAGTTTATGGGGTTTAAGTTTGAGGATCCAATTTTAAGATTGGTATAAGTTTGAGGACTTAATTTTTGCTATTAAAAGTTTAAGAGAGTAATTTGAACTACCGTTATACTTACGAGGGAAACTTATTGCAACCATCAACTTAAGCTTTGAAGTTGATTAATGATGATTATAGTGTGAACCTATAGCTCAAATGATGTTAGTTATTATGTAATCTATTTCCCTTacattaaagaaataaataaatgagttaatttttttagtataataatTTCGTAGGTTGAGGATCGAAACTCTTCCTTCAAGGAAGATCGTATCAATAATCAATTAccactaaattaaatttatgttaATTTAGCAATTTACACGTATACTATGTGATTTATGATATTAAAGCAGATAATACCTGTGATGTATTGTTTTTTAAGAAATTGTGAAGTCATTTTTTTCTCAGATAAGAATCGATTTttataagaagaaaaagggaaaaaaatattaaaaacaatGATATACGGGAAGAGGACAAAAACATAGCATTATTGTTACCCATTAAGGCCAAGGAGAGAGAAGCCAAGGATCATATACAAAGATAGAGGGGCAGCCTGTTTATCTCTGCAAGagttaataaatttttaattacaAACTTTAACAAAGTgtcataaataaaaataattggaACTATTTTTCACGATGAATCCAAGCTTATAAGTTTTGATGATTTGTTTAaactttttattaatattttaaaataccaTGTTAGGTTAGGTTTAGTGTTTATAATTgtaattttcaaaatcaaaataattgcCAACTAATTAAGGCAGTAATTTTcaatctttttatatatttttttaaaaaaacaaattggaTATGAAATTACAAAAGGAAAAAACCCCAAATAAGAGATTACAAAAACCTTTATGGTTCAAAAAGAGACTAGTAAAAGTGATGAAAatcgagaagaagaagaagaagaggacgAACCTGAATCCGGAAAAGaggagaaaaggaagaaaaatgaaagtGGAAAGAGAATTAGAATAGACAGCAAAAACCAAGTTGTTCATTCCTTTGGACATGGCAGCTTTGCTTAGTGTTGATGTGATCACATCCATGATTTCCACCATTATCATTGCACTAAAGATCATCAAACCCTCCATgatcttgttcttgttcttctttcttctcaaaTTTCTCTCATGAACTCACTATTCTATACCATAAAGAATGAGGAAAAAAGAGGGCACATTGTTAATTAATTCATATTTTAATTTGTGGGGTTTAGATGGTGATAAAAGAACATCTCTACTATAAAAGTCTACTAAGAAATCCAAGAAACTAAAAGAAtaacaaaattagaaattacatGTAGTACAATAATAATGGGGATTCCTTTTTctataataaaattatcaaatatTGTGTTATTTGTACgtttttaagtttttgttttttttgtaatatttcaaaatcaatCTCCATTATGCATTTCATTTTCTCACACACTAATAatgaattcaaatattaaaagaaaaaacaaaaaagaaaaaagtgagaAGAAAATTCTGATTGGACAATTTGGTACAATAATAATGAGGATTCCTTTTTCTATAAAAAGTTATTAATTATTGTGTTATTTGTACGtttttaagtttatgtttttttttaatatttcaaaatcaatCTCCACTATGCATTTCATTTTCTCACACACTTCTATTTTCCTCTCCCTTCTTTTTTCCCATTCCCATTAGGCCATTACAATTCCCTTCCAGATCCCTATTTACCGTTCTTATgcaactttaaattttgtagCTATTATTTGTAAGGCACAAATTAATTAGTGAACTTTGCACTTTAATTACCTCTTTGAAGACATCATTTGAGTTGTGTTTCTGTTTTGCTGATCCTTGTTCACTTCGGAGACCACTTACTCACCTCAGAAACCATTATAAACAATGGTAAAACACACCATCAATGCATGCCTGACTTCTTGTACCTTCAAACCGAGAGCATCTCTGATGATTCTGAATCTTGAATAAAAAACCATCAATGGCTGATCTTCCTCTCTCAGAGTGGATGTATAGGCTTTCTGATATTGAGATAGCCGAAATTGAAAGTGTTTGTTGTGAATAATTAGTCTTTAGTTGAAGCTTGTAGACAAAAGTGCTTTATATTTTCATGCATCACTCCACGTGTTGAAGAAGTTTGATTAAATCTgcataataataacaataccaaatccaataaagaaaaaaaaaaagatatgtAGAAGCTTACCTGATCGAGCGGGAAAAAAGTGGAGAGATGCGGAGGCGCGTGGAAGAAGAGAGAGTCAAAGACTGGAGAAGAATAACATGACCGATTTTTCCTTTTACCAAATTTCGAAAATAAATCCAAAGGAGCACATGTGGTGCCCACGTGGCAATCGCAAGCCACtccaaaattaaatatcatTTATTAAGTACTCTATTGAATATAATAAgacattaatatattttatttactaCTTGTTAAAAagtataataattttaaaattttatttctttttgttaaattaaattatcaaaaaaataataaattaggAACATAGGTTTCTATGATAattttgttagttttttttttttttttttttttttttttactttactTTGAGTTTGATTTTAGCTGAGTTTCTAAGTTCTAAAAaggttattttttaattttcgaattttgaattttattttttaatttgagtCATAATTTCAAGATTTACTTTAAAAAACGTTAGAGCATTTGTTTaaataattttggagttaaatggttattaactaatttaaaataatttttaaaaaatgttggaaaattagtggaaaataattatatttaggGTTAATTAATAGACATCAATAATAAAATCTATATGTGTGCGTTTATTGAGAATCATGATTTGATGAGTGAATTTTAAAGCCTATGGATGGaatggtaaaagaaaaataaaaatttaatagtAAAATTGTCAAATTTTTAAACATAGAGTTAAACTTAAACCTTAAAAACTAAGGCAATGTTTACTCATCCACAGCCAAAATTAGTGTGATAGTTATTATTTCTATTAATATCAATCGAAATGCACCTCCCAATTGTACAAAGCTAATTAGCACTGCTAGAAAAGTGCTCTACTATGACATTTCATTAGTAGAAAAATTGAGAGGGGAGAAGAAAGTGAAAATGCATttttttggcgggaaaagacATTGTTTTCGGATTTCTCttttcgtgacagttatttgctGTCATAAAAAGTGAAATATGAACGGTTTTAGAGATATGCAACAGAAGTAACTTTAGTTATGTGAAGGGTAGAGAGTGATAGAAGCAGGCAAAATACGCAACACAACAAcgtttgttaacccagttcgatgaatgTGCATCTACATCTGGGGGGCAGTTAGCCAGGATAGAAGATTGTATTAATCACAAATATAATGACAGTTGAGtacatagttatgactgaggGAACAACACGTTGGTCTTTTGTTACTGTACTGTTCTAGGACTGTTTAAAACAGAACTTAATTATGAACTAACATAATGATCACAACTAAATAGTAAATGAGATGGAACTCCCCATCAATGGTGGCACTAGTTGAGTGTGCATTCAACGTCGACTTTCGTTCAATGGTCAAGCACATCTATCcaaatttcttcattttatatttttcataagcCACGCGAGAAACTTACCAAACTTTGTTATTTATGCTTGATGAATCCCCACGCTCTTAACTTCTTCAGGAAgtaactaatatatatatatagcaaatAATCTTAACAGCTTGAGCCCACTTTTTAAGCACAACCGAACCCTATTTTTAAGGAAAGAATCTTAACCAATTTGTTAAGAGAAATAGAAATAATGATGTAGTACTGGTACCGCCTGGTGCATTGTCAAACTCAGCAGCAAC containing:
- the LOC103498057 gene encoding WAT1-related protein At3g28050-like isoform X1, yielding MEGLMIFSAMIMVEIMDVITSTLSKAAMSKGMNNLVFAVYSNSLSTFIFLPFLLFSGFRDKQAAPLSLYMILGFSLLGLNGSVGQILAYTGIKYSSPALLSALSNLIPIFTFLLALLFRMEKVDLRRSSGKAICVGTILAVSGASLITLYKGPLLLNNISSSNSFEIKQEEDDRHLHLLHSHNSNWILGGFLFLITSLLSANWHIVQTWFVKKYPTKKITNQFFFTLSMAVQTAAFAMVVEKNTTAWKLQPDIEMVTIATSGIGGVVRIGVHIWCLQRRGPLYVVMFKPLGMVVAIPLVVTFLHEPLYLGSVIGSIVIGCGFYCVIWGQIKQLDLTLLSSTSHSQSAFESPSAPLLSQQHS
- the LOC103498057 gene encoding WAT1-related protein At3g28050-like isoform X2, coding for MEGLMIFSAMIMVEIMDVITSTLSKAAMSKGMNNLVFAVYSNSLSTFIFLPFLLFSGFRDKQAAPLSLYMILGFSLLGLNGSVGQILAYTGIKYSSPALLSALSNLIPIFTFLLALLFRMEKVDLRRSSGKAICVGTILAVSGASLITLYKGPLLLNNISSSNSFEIKQEEDDRHLHLLHSHNSNWILGGFLFLITSLLSANWHIVQTWFVKKYPTKKITNQFFFTLSMAVQTAAFAMVVEKNTTAWKLQPDIEMVTIATSVRTNELSMAGYRRCGSYWSPHMVLAKEGSSLRCNVQTPWHGGCHPLGCHISS